A part of Clostridium novyi genomic DNA contains:
- a CDS encoding manganese efflux pump — MLQSIILVTSLCIDAFVVSFGYGANKIKIPFLSTTIINLVCSTVLAISLFAGSIVSKFLPESLTVAICFGILFILGCARLFESIFKTHLRKNNITNKSFKFKVFDIKFNMNLSTNKEILDTSNERILKPAEAFTLAIACSLDGIAIGFGSGLTIINYFQVVGFSLISDMVAVMLGCFLGKKIAEKINLNLSWLSGLLLLMLAFMKL, encoded by the coding sequence ATGCTTCAATCAATAATACTTGTTACATCTTTATGTATAGATGCCTTCGTGGTGAGTTTCGGTTATGGAGCAAATAAAATAAAAATCCCATTCTTATCAACAACAATAATTAACTTAGTTTGCTCTACAGTTCTTGCCATTTCATTATTTGCTGGTTCAATAGTTAGTAAATTCTTACCTGAAAGTTTAACCGTAGCTATATGCTTTGGTATTTTATTTATCTTAGGTTGCGCTCGATTATTTGAAAGCATATTTAAAACTCATCTAAGGAAAAATAATATTACAAACAAATCTTTTAAGTTTAAAGTCTTTGATATTAAATTTAATATGAATTTAAGCACCAATAAAGAAATATTAGATACTAGCAATGAAAGAATACTTAAACCTGCTGAAGCCTTTACCCTTGCTATAGCTTGTAGCCTTGATGGCATAGCAATAGGTTTTGGAAGTGGACTTACTATTATTAATTATTTTCAGGTAGTAGGATTTTCATTGATTTCTGATATGGTGGCAGTAATGCTTGGTTGTTTCTTAGGTAAAAAAATTGCTGAAAAAATAAACTTAAACTTATCATGGCTAAGTGGTTTATTGCTTCTTATGCTTGCTTTTATGAAACTATAA
- a CDS encoding LacI family DNA-binding transcriptional regulator: protein MANLTIKDISRIAGVGISTISRVLNNHPDVKDETRKKVLEVIEEVNYIPNNSARNLKRNTSKSIGVLVKGINNPFFSKMIKSIEERIDDKKYSMILHYNESSSDDFDAAIELIKEKKLKGLICLGGNFDNLDKKQMENLSVPIVIASSNITSYVNKKFFSSVAIKNEKAAFDAVEYICKLGHKSIGIITTGEEDKSVGRLRFQGYKNALFKNGIKFHENLVEIGEYTFKSGYEAMNRLLDKNMKITAVFITTDIMAIGAAKAILSRGLKVPDDISVVGFDGIDYSKYFHPALTTVEQPVENIAKKSIEILLNLINNKETNQHIVFETKLLKRDSCKKYIGG from the coding sequence ATGGCAAATTTGACTATAAAAGATATATCTAGAATAGCTGGTGTGGGTATTAGCACTATCTCAAGGGTTTTGAACAATCATCCTGATGTTAAGGATGAAACAAGAAAAAAAGTACTAGAGGTGATAGAAGAAGTAAATTATATACCAAATAATAGCGCAAGGAATCTTAAAAGGAATACATCAAAAAGTATAGGGGTATTGGTTAAAGGAATAAACAATCCATTTTTTTCAAAGATGATAAAATCTATAGAAGAAAGGATAGATGATAAGAAATATTCTATGATTCTTCATTACAATGAAAGTAGTTCGGATGATTTTGATGCTGCTATAGAACTTATAAAAGAAAAGAAGCTAAAAGGGTTAATATGTCTTGGAGGAAACTTTGATAATTTAGACAAAAAACAAATGGAAAATTTAAGTGTTCCAATAGTTATTGCTTCTAGTAATATAACTAGTTATGTCAATAAAAAATTTTTTTCAAGTGTAGCAATAAAAAATGAAAAGGCTGCTTTTGATGCAGTTGAGTATATATGCAAATTAGGGCATAAGAGTATAGGAATTATAACTACAGGAGAAGAGGACAAAAGTGTTGGAAGACTTAGATTTCAAGGATATAAAAATGCCCTTTTTAAAAATGGAATAAAGTTTCATGAGAATCTTGTTGAGATAGGTGAATATACATTTAAGTCAGGTTATGAAGCTATGAATAGGTTACTTGATAAAAATATGAAAATAACTGCTGTATTTATAACAACAGATATTATGGCAATTGGTGCTGCAAAGGCTATTTTAAGTAGGGGACTAAAGGTACCTGATGATATATCTGTAGTTGGATTTGATGGTATAGATTATTCAAAATATTTTCATCCTGCATTAACTACTGTAGAGCAACCAGTTGAAAATATAGCAAAAAAAAGTATAGAAATTTTGCTTAATTTAATAAACAATAAAGAAACTAATCAGCATATAGTTTTTGAAACTAAATTGTTAAAAAGAGATTCGTGTAAAAAATATATAGGGGGGTAA
- a CDS encoding response regulator, translating to MKNIMIIDNKMYSRNTIKELIAEYDVNVYEAENSFQVFNILKKLNNEVQLIITDVNLGKENGIDIIRKIKEKGIKIPVVILTSENKRKTFIEGIKAGAVDYILQPFEAKFLLKRILKRIELHNNGTKLIKKSMKVREQKGKELDFNKYLSGEVQNAKNSYKEFSILMLTLFKSVDEFTEKVEKEYEALTKVIYPRLKELLVGADIFIKYGPQSFVGSFKRLQDSKKQEMINDIKALFRKVKDENKLYEEYFLEGAFVKFPIDGKTENELLSKVQDQIVEKINIIKNLER from the coding sequence TTGAAAAATATAATGATAATAGACAACAAGATGTATAGTAGAAATACAATTAAGGAATTAATAGCGGAATACGATGTTAATGTATATGAAGCAGAAAATTCTTTTCAAGTATTTAATATATTAAAAAAGCTTAACAATGAAGTTCAATTAATAATAACTGATGTAAATTTAGGAAAAGAAAATGGTATCGATATAATAAGGAAAATAAAAGAAAAGGGAATAAAGATCCCAGTAGTAATCCTTACATCTGAAAATAAAAGAAAAACCTTTATAGAAGGAATAAAAGCAGGAGCTGTTGATTACATACTTCAACCCTTTGAAGCAAAGTTTTTGTTAAAAAGAATTTTAAAAAGAATAGAATTACACAATAATGGAACTAAGCTCATTAAAAAGTCTATGAAAGTAAGGGAACAAAAAGGAAAGGAATTAGATTTTAATAAGTATTTAAGTGGTGAAGTTCAAAATGCTAAAAATTCATATAAAGAATTTTCAATATTAATGTTAACTTTATTTAAGTCAGTAGATGAGTTTACTGAAAAGGTTGAAAAAGAATATGAGGCCTTAACAAAAGTTATATATCCAAGATTAAAGGAACTATTAGTAGGTGCTGATATATTTATAAAATATGGACCTCAAAGTTTTGTTGGATCATTTAAAAGGCTTCAGGATAGCAAAAAGCAAGAAATGATAAATGATATAAAGGCACTTTTTAGAAAAGTAAAAGATGAAAATAAACTATATGAGGAGTATTTCTTAGAAGGAGCCTTTGTAAAGTTCCCTATAGATGGAAAAACAGAAAATGAGTTATTATCAAAAGTGCAAGATCAAATAGTAGAAAAAATAAATATTATTAAAAATTTGGAGAGATAA
- the rlmH gene encoding 23S rRNA (pseudouridine(1915)-N(3))-methyltransferase RlmH: MNITIICVGKLKEKYLKQAIDEYSKRLSRYCKLNIVELNDEKTPDNASEKDELIIKQKEGMRILSHIKDSMYVIALDIKGKMVTSEELADLINDLGVRGNSNIALVIGGSLGLDEEILHRANYKLSFSKMTFPHQLMRVILLEQIYRAYRINSGEPYHK; this comes from the coding sequence ATGAATATAACGATTATTTGTGTTGGAAAGCTAAAAGAAAAATATTTAAAGCAAGCCATTGATGAATATAGTAAAAGATTATCAAGATATTGTAAGTTAAATATAGTTGAGTTAAATGATGAAAAAACCCCTGATAATGCATCAGAAAAGGATGAGCTTATAATAAAGCAAAAAGAGGGAATGAGAATTCTATCACATATAAAGGATAGTATGTATGTAATTGCATTAGATATAAAAGGGAAAATGGTAACTTCAGAGGAACTTGCTGACTTAATTAATGATTTGGGAGTTAGAGGGAATAGTAATATAGCTTTAGTTATAGGGGGATCTTTAGGTTTAGATGAAGAAATTTTACATAGAGCCAATTATAAATTATCATTTTCTAAGATGACATTTCCACATCAGTTAATGAGAGTAATTTTATTAGAACAAATTTACAGAGCATATAGAATAAATAGTGGCGAACCTTATCATAAGTAA
- a CDS encoding dicarboxylate/amino acid:cation symporter — MKKIGLLPRLILGIILGILIGFISKGTGVYSISRIFITFTDIFANFLKFIIPCIIVGFVAPSIAELGKKSGKLLAITAIIAYISTIISGIVAYLVGASILPKVIKMGNIASKSQMKIDPYFTIKIDPLMGVMTALVLAFMLGIGMSHIKGKNLLGVMRDFQGIVSLTVKKIIIPFVPVYITGIFIKLTVLGEIFKTLKTFSSVYVIVLLLQVVYVIIQYGLAFVLSGKNPLKCIKNMIPSYFTALGTQSSAAAIPVNLQCVKKNGVSEEISDFVVPLCATIHLAGDTITLVLASMGVMLINGQSPTLGVMIPFILMLGITMVAAPGIPGGGVMAALGLLQDMLLFGSSQQGLMIALHAAQDSFGTATNVIGDGAIAIIVDYISKKQNKESIIMESQIKEA, encoded by the coding sequence ATGAAAAAGATAGGTCTTTTACCAAGACTAATTTTAGGTATAATTTTAGGTATATTAATAGGATTTATATCCAAGGGTACCGGTGTATATTCTATATCTAGAATTTTTATAACCTTTACAGATATATTTGCTAATTTTTTGAAATTTATAATACCATGTATAATAGTTGGTTTTGTTGCTCCTAGCATTGCGGAGCTTGGAAAAAAATCAGGAAAATTACTAGCTATAACTGCTATAATTGCATATATATCAACTATAATATCAGGAATTGTAGCATACTTAGTTGGAGCATCAATACTTCCAAAAGTAATAAAAATGGGGAATATTGCTTCAAAATCACAAATGAAAATAGATCCTTATTTTACTATAAAAATAGATCCTTTAATGGGAGTTATGACGGCTTTAGTTTTAGCCTTTATGTTAGGAATAGGAATGTCTCATATAAAGGGGAAAAATTTATTAGGGGTAATGAGGGATTTTCAAGGAATAGTTTCACTTACAGTTAAGAAGATTATTATACCATTTGTTCCAGTATATATAACTGGTATATTTATAAAGTTAACAGTTTTAGGTGAGATATTTAAAACACTAAAAACTTTCTCTTCTGTTTATGTTATAGTGCTATTACTTCAAGTAGTATATGTAATAATTCAATATGGATTAGCTTTTGTTCTTAGTGGTAAGAATCCACTGAAGTGTATAAAAAATATGATCCCTTCATATTTTACAGCTCTTGGAACTCAATCATCAGCAGCAGCCATTCCAGTAAATTTACAGTGTGTAAAAAAGAATGGTGTATCTGAAGAAATTAGTGACTTTGTTGTTCCATTATGTGCAACTATTCACTTGGCTGGAGATACAATAACTTTAGTATTGGCATCTATGGGTGTTATGCTTATTAATGGTCAAAGTCCTACTTTAGGAGTGATGATACCTTTTATACTTATGCTTGGAATAACTATGGTAGCTGCACCTGGAATACCAGGTGGTGGAGTTATGGCAGCACTTGGATTACTTCAAGATATGTTACTATTTGGTTCATCGCAACAAGGACTTATGATAGCATTACATGCAGCACAAGACAGTTTTGGAACAGCTACTAATGTAATTGGAGATGGAGCTATAGCAATTATAGTAGATTATATTTCAAAGAAACAAAATAAAGAATCCATAATAATGGAATCTCAAATTAAAGAAGCATAA
- a CDS encoding UDP-N-acetylglucosamine 1-carboxyvinyltransferase — protein MEKLIIDGGRPLNGDIEISGAKNAAVAILPSAIMASKGICVIDNIPMISDTQCIERIIESLGAKVTRNKNTVIIDSTSINITNANTEDVRKMRASYYLIGALLGRFKKARVEMPGGCAIGVRPIDQHIKGFEALGAKVTIEHGAVIVEADKLVGTNIYFDVVSVGATINVMLAATLAEGKTVLENAAKEPHIVDVANFLNSMGADIKGAGTDVIKINGVKELTGCNYSVIPDQIEAGTYMIATAACGGKVTVNNVIPKHLESISAKLMEMGVEVIENGDSITINSSRNLRGVNIKTLPYPGFPTDLQQPMSTLLTIAKGRSLVNESIWESRFKHVDELKKMGANISVENNIAIIEGVEKLSGAKVKATDLRAGAAMVIAGLIANGATEVTNIEHIDRGYPYIEEKFNKLGAKIIRVSEN, from the coding sequence ATGGAAAAACTGATTATTGATGGAGGAAGACCTCTTAACGGAGATATAGAGATTAGCGGGGCAAAAAATGCCGCTGTTGCTATTTTACCATCTGCCATAATGGCTAGCAAAGGAATTTGTGTTATTGATAATATACCTATGATTAGTGATACACAGTGTATTGAGAGGATAATTGAGAGCTTAGGAGCTAAGGTAACAAGAAATAAAAATACTGTTATAATCGACAGTACATCTATAAATATTACTAATGCTAATACAGAAGATGTTCGAAAAATGAGAGCTTCTTATTATTTAATAGGAGCACTTCTTGGAAGATTTAAAAAGGCAAGGGTTGAAATGCCAGGAGGATGCGCTATAGGGGTTAGACCTATTGATCAACATATAAAAGGTTTTGAAGCCTTAGGAGCTAAAGTAACAATAGAACATGGAGCTGTAATTGTAGAAGCAGATAAATTAGTTGGAACTAATATATACTTTGATGTTGTAAGTGTAGGGGCAACAATAAATGTAATGCTAGCAGCTACCCTTGCAGAAGGTAAGACTGTTCTTGAAAATGCAGCTAAAGAACCACATATAGTTGATGTTGCTAATTTCTTAAATTCTATGGGTGCAGACATTAAGGGTGCAGGAACTGATGTTATAAAGATAAATGGAGTAAAAGAATTAACAGGATGTAACTACAGTGTTATACCAGATCAAATTGAAGCTGGAACTTATATGATAGCTACAGCTGCTTGCGGTGGAAAGGTTACTGTAAATAATGTTATACCTAAGCACTTAGAATCTATTAGTGCAAAACTTATGGAAATGGGTGTAGAAGTAATAGAAAATGGGGATAGCATAACAATTAATAGTTCTAGAAATTTAAGAGGAGTTAATATAAAAACTCTTCCGTATCCTGGATTTCCTACAGATTTACAACAGCCAATGAGTACACTTTTAACTATAGCTAAAGGAAGAAGCTTAGTTAATGAAAGTATATGGGAAAGTAGATTTAAACATGTAGATGAATTAAAGAAAATGGGAGCTAACATAAGTGTAGAAAATAATATAGCAATAATTGAAGGGGTAGAAAAATTAAGTGGAGCTAAAGTTAAAGCTACAGACTTAAGAGCTGGTGCTGCTATGGTAATAGCAGGGCTTATTGCTAATGGAGCCACTGAAGTTACTAATATAGAACATATTGATAGAGGATATCCTTATATTGAAGAAAAGTTCAATAAATTAGGAGCAAAAATAATAAGAGTTAGTGAAAATTAG
- a CDS encoding DMT family transporter, with product MLGFIYSVVAGIFMSIQGVFNTRLSEKMGLWETNTLVQGAGFIITLIIMFFVGEGSIKNITSANKLYLLAAPLGVGITFTVMCGIGKLGPAYATSAILIAQLLFSGLIEAFGLFGTEKTHFGVTKILGFIILIVGILVFKWEK from the coding sequence ATGCTTGGATTTATATATTCAGTAGTAGCAGGTATTTTTATGAGCATTCAAGGCGTATTTAATACTCGGCTTAGTGAAAAGATGGGACTTTGGGAAACTAACACTTTAGTTCAAGGTGCTGGCTTTATAATAACCTTAATTATAATGTTTTTTGTAGGTGAGGGAAGTATAAAGAATATTACCTCTGCAAATAAATTATACCTTTTAGCAGCTCCTTTAGGTGTCGGAATTACCTTTACAGTTATGTGTGGTATTGGTAAGCTTGGACCTGCATATGCAACATCAGCAATTCTCATCGCTCAGCTTTTATTTTCAGGGCTAATAGAAGCTTTTGGGTTATTTGGAACGGAAAAAACACACTTTGGAGTTACTAAAATTCTTGGTTTTATTATTTTAATTGTAGGAATACTAGTATTTAAATGGGAAAAATAA
- a CDS encoding MBL fold metallo-hydrolase: MIFCPLYSGSSGNSVYVSSGNSSILIDAGLPGKHIEKALQSINKNPNEIDGIFVTHEHIDHIKGVGVLSRRYDIPIYANELTWKSMFKNIGKIKEENIKIIYKKQGITIKDMDIFNYSISHDAIDPVGYSIYSGEKKVCIATDLGYFSEEVKENTKNADVVLLESNHDVEMLKFGPYPYSLKKRILSNLGHLSNDDCGKAVVSMTQNNCKNIILGHLSKTNNYPDLAYETVVSVLRDNNIKLNKDINISMAKRSMPSNYIEF, translated from the coding sequence ATGATATTTTGTCCTTTATATAGTGGAAGTAGTGGAAATAGTGTGTATGTATCCTCGGGTAATAGTAGTATTTTAATTGATGCAGGGTTACCAGGGAAACATATAGAAAAGGCACTTCAATCAATTAACAAGAATCCAAATGAAATAGACGGAATATTTGTGACACATGAGCATATAGATCACATAAAAGGTGTAGGTGTATTGTCTAGAAGATATGATATACCTATTTATGCAAATGAGCTTACGTGGAAAAGTATGTTTAAGAATATAGGAAAAATTAAAGAAGAAAATATAAAGATTATTTATAAGAAACAAGGCATTACCATAAAGGATATGGATATATTTAACTATAGTATATCCCATGATGCTATAGATCCAGTTGGGTATTCTATTTATTCAGGTGAAAAGAAAGTCTGTATTGCCACAGATTTAGGATATTTTTCGGAAGAAGTTAAAGAAAATACGAAAAATGCTGATGTAGTACTACTAGAAAGTAACCATGATGTTGAAATGCTGAAATTTGGACCATATCCATATAGTTTAAAAAAAAGAATTTTAAGTAATTTAGGCCATTTATCCAATGATGACTGTGGTAAAGCTGTAGTTAGTATGACACAGAATAACTGCAAGAATATTATTTTAGGTCACTTAAGTAAAACAAATAATTATCCGGATCTTGCATATGAAACAGTAGTAAGTGTATTAAGGGATAATAACATAAAGTTAAATAAGGATATTAATATTAGTATGGCTAAAAGAAGTATGCCAAGCAATTACATAGAGTTTTAA
- a CDS encoding GerMN domain-containing protein: MKKVYKMRLILIICIWTSLTIILAGCNNKGKASINANDKLKTLKLSDSDKACCINLNVYFDASKSEDKVQVLKEERIIKKEELLGELIMQELIKGPSKNSNLKPIFPTETKLLSFSINENIAYINLSPNAQYKMTPSREKACLEGIVLSLTQIESIHKVKILINNKDVEFLGGNYDVSKPFGKDDISKIKK, from the coding sequence ATGAAAAAGGTATATAAGATGCGTTTAATCTTAATCATATGTATATGGACTTCTTTAACTATAATTCTTGCTGGATGTAATAACAAAGGAAAAGCATCAATAAATGCCAATGATAAGTTAAAAACTCTAAAGTTATCTGATTCGGATAAAGCTTGTTGTATTAATTTAAATGTATACTTTGATGCTTCTAAAAGTGAGGATAAAGTTCAAGTATTAAAAGAGGAAAGAATTATAAAAAAAGAGGAACTTTTAGGTGAGCTTATAATGCAAGAACTTATAAAGGGACCTTCTAAGAATAGTAATCTTAAGCCGATATTTCCTACTGAAACTAAATTGTTAAGTTTTTCTATTAATGAAAACATAGCATATATTAATTTAAGTCCCAATGCCCAATATAAAATGACCCCATCAAGAGAAAAAGCTTGCTTAGAGGGTATAGTTTTATCACTTACTCAAATAGAATCTATTCATAAGGTTAAAATTTTAATTAACAATAAAGATGTAGAATTTTTAGGTGGAAATTATGATGTATCTAAACCTTTTGGAAAAGATGATATTAGCAAGATAAAGAAATAA
- a CDS encoding dUTP diphosphatase, with the protein MNLDRLFQLQNNLDERIIKEHSLQDQSLCSKKILALQVEVSELANETRCFKFWSNKGPSSKEKILEEYVDCLHFILSLGLEWNYSDITLNCKNYESELTDKFSNIYIDINDFVVCPSKDNYKTLFEDFLCLGHDLDFTPKEIEEAYYSKNAVNHTRQDNGY; encoded by the coding sequence ATGAATTTAGATAGGTTATTTCAATTACAGAATAATCTCGACGAAAGAATTATTAAAGAACATAGTTTGCAAGACCAATCTCTTTGTTCAAAAAAAATACTTGCTCTTCAAGTGGAAGTAAGTGAACTTGCTAATGAAACTCGTTGTTTTAAGTTTTGGAGTAATAAAGGTCCATCTTCTAAAGAAAAAATATTAGAAGAATACGTTGATTGTCTTCATTTTATATTAAGTTTAGGATTGGAATGGAATTACTCAGATATAACTTTAAATTGTAAAAATTACGAATCGGAATTAACCGACAAATTTAGCAATATATACATAGACATTAATGATTTTGTTGTTTGTCCATCAAAAGATAATTATAAAACTCTTTTTGAAGATTTTCTTTGCTTAGGACATGATTTAGATTTTACACCAAAGGAAATCGAAGAAGCTTACTATTCTAAAAATGCTGTTAACCACACAAGACAAGATAACGGATATTAA
- a CDS encoding SEC-C metal-binding domain-containing protein — protein MSLYKEWTDMVVDYVRHKGEAAFWKEYGEMEKNIYSQILSNHEEIYNGTTEELAEKFETPLYFFVGFLDGVNDSLVQPIDIENIEKDTQIKLDIDLEKLYFNMIDAKADYLYELPQWEGIFSEEKRKEIRNDWRASKTIVREDKVGRNDPCPCGSGKKYKKCCGKNV, from the coding sequence ATGAGTTTGTATAAAGAATGGACAGATATGGTTGTAGATTATGTAAGACATAAAGGAGAAGCTGCATTTTGGAAAGAATATGGCGAAATGGAGAAAAACATATATTCTCAAATATTATCTAATCATGAAGAAATATATAATGGTACAACAGAAGAATTAGCAGAAAAATTTGAAACACCATTATATTTTTTTGTAGGATTTTTAGATGGAGTAAATGATAGTCTTGTACAACCTATAGATATAGAAAATATAGAAAAAGATACACAAATTAAATTAGATATAGATTTAGAAAAATTATATTTTAATATGATAGATGCTAAAGCTGATTATTTATATGAGCTTCCTCAATGGGAAGGAATATTCTCAGAAGAAAAAAGAAAAGAAATCAGAAATGACTGGAGAGCTTCTAAGACTATAGTAAGAGAAGATAAAGTAGGAAGAAATGATCCATGTCCATGTGGAAGTGGTAAAAAATATAAGAAATGTTGTGGGAAAAACGTATAA
- a CDS encoding S8 family serine peptidase, translating into MFSLKNKIDINLKDSIKNKLYKNYRVIIHCKSLQDKVEKKLIRYKCEIIRSIPSIGCICAYVSPTVIERIIEYPQVDYVTFDSYAFLCGNSVLASNGIYFDISSKLSGKDICVGIVDTGVYPHPDLKKPLDKIIKFQDLINNFSYPYDDNGHGTFISGIICGNGYSSDKVYKGIAEKSKIYMIKAFNNVGRGFISDILSSIDIIISESENYNIKIICLPFEIVEYNKFVLSLFSKIFDIALEKNITVVIPSGHKGNTENSLTGIALLPNCITVGGLDTTKGKKPYLMSSAGGKTKLEKPDLCAACVNICSLKSDTNYISERNGHKLYPKPLNEPYTLYTGTSCACAYISGLCALLYETNPDLTYKDIISLLKMSCNLLDMPKTIQGYGTVDIHKLFPNK; encoded by the coding sequence ATGTTTTCCTTAAAAAATAAAATAGATATAAACTTAAAAGACTCTATAAAAAATAAACTCTATAAAAATTATAGAGTTATTATTCACTGTAAATCTCTTCAAGATAAGGTTGAAAAAAAACTTATAAGATATAAATGTGAAATCATACGTTCTATTCCTTCCATTGGATGTATATGTGCCTATGTTTCCCCCACTGTAATTGAGCGAATTATAGAATATCCTCAAGTAGATTATGTCACCTTTGACAGTTATGCTTTTTTGTGTGGCAATAGTGTACTTGCCTCTAATGGAATCTATTTTGATATAAGTTCTAAGTTATCTGGTAAAGATATATGTGTTGGTATTGTTGATACAGGTGTTTATCCCCACCCTGATTTAAAAAAACCTTTAGATAAAATCATAAAATTCCAAGATTTAATTAATAATTTTTCTTATCCTTATGATGACAATGGTCATGGTACATTTATAAGTGGAATAATATGTGGTAATGGTTATAGTTCAGATAAAGTATATAAAGGAATTGCTGAAAAAAGTAAAATTTATATGATAAAAGCATTTAATAATGTTGGACGTGGCTTCATATCGGATATTTTATCCTCTATAGATATAATCATATCTGAAAGCGAAAACTATAATATAAAAATTATATGCCTTCCCTTTGAAATTGTAGAATATAATAAATTTGTATTATCCTTATTTTCTAAAATTTTTGATATTGCCCTAGAAAAAAATATAACTGTTGTAATACCTAGTGGTCATAAAGGAAATACTGAAAATTCATTAACTGGCATAGCTTTACTGCCAAATTGTATTACTGTTGGTGGCCTTGATACAACTAAAGGTAAAAAACCTTATTTAATGTCATCAGCCGGTGGAAAAACAAAACTTGAAAAACCAGATCTTTGTGCTGCTTGCGTAAATATTTGTTCTTTAAAATCTGACACCAATTATATTTCTGAAAGAAACGGTCATAAGTTATATCCAAAACCTTTAAATGAACCCTATACCTTATATACTGGCACTTCTTGTGCTTGTGCATATATAAGTGGTTTATGTGCCCTATTGTATGAAACAAATCCTGATTTAACATATAAGGATATAATATCATTACTTAAGATGTCATGTAATTTATTAGATATGCCAAAAACTATTCAAGGATATGGTACTGTAGATATTCATAAATTATTTCCTAATAAATAA
- a CDS encoding DUF1232 domain-containing protein yields the protein MKGSEEKYDLGLFIRNILKERSLSLGKLSSMTGIDKSTISRIINHKQKANINHLQKISKALDIPLEELLKEDGYNVNNQDIQSEGKFDLNNSYNSIDDILKVSSLVENTELESLIQSQLNKYQLYIETDEGKHDLYKNFNNKINKISRGGVFVEKLKEMYREFCSKDIPLKEFLLIGSGLLYFITPIDIIPDFIFPIGFLDDIIAIKIVIDMLEKNRKNKQYKE from the coding sequence GTGAAGGGTTCAGAGGAAAAATATGATTTAGGTTTATTTATAAGAAACATATTAAAAGAAAGGTCATTATCCTTAGGTAAGTTAAGTAGTATGACGGGCATTGATAAATCAACAATATCTAGAATAATAAATCATAAGCAAAAGGCTAATATAAATCATTTACAAAAAATTTCTAAAGCCTTAGATATACCATTAGAAGAATTATTAAAGGAAGATGGTTACAACGTAAATAATCAAGATATCCAAAGTGAAGGAAAGTTCGATTTAAATAATAGTTATAATAGTATAGATGATATTTTAAAAGTATCTTCATTAGTTGAAAATACAGAATTAGAAAGCTTGATACAATCTCAATTAAATAAGTATCAGTTATATATTGAAACGGACGAAGGTAAACATGATTTATATAAAAACTTTAATAATAAAATAAATAAAATTAGTAGGGGTGGAGTATTTGTAGAAAAACTAAAGGAGATGTATAGGGAATTTTGTTCTAAGGATATACCTTTAAAAGAATTTTTATTAATTGGAAGCGGACTATTATATTTTATAACGCCTATAGATATTATTCCTGATTTTATATTTCCAATAGGATTTTTAGATGATATTATAGCTATTAAAATAGTTATTGATATGTTAGAAAAGAATAGAAAAAACAAACAATATAAAGAATAA
- a CDS encoding zinc ribbon domain-containing protein YjdM, which produces MSNLPNCPKCNSEYTYEDGNLFVCPECAYEWNLESQNESNEDENVVKDSNGNILKDGDSVTIIKDLKIKGYSNALKKGTKVKNIRLVDGDHNIDCKIDGFGAMLLKSEFVKKA; this is translated from the coding sequence ATGAGCAACTTACCAAATTGTCCAAAGTGTAATTCAGAGTATACTTATGAAGATGGGAATCTATTTGTTTGTCCAGAATGTGCTTATGAATGGAATTTAGAATCACAAAATGAAAGCAATGAAGATGAGAATGTTGTTAAAGATTCAAATGGCAACATCTTAAAGGATGGAGACTCTGTAACAATAATTAAAGATCTTAAAATAAAAGGATATTCAAATGCATTAAAAAAGGGTACAAAAGTAAAGAATATACGTTTAGTTGATGGAGATCATAATATTGATTGCAAAATAGATGGTTTTGGAGCTATGTTACTAAAATCTGAATTTGTTAAAAAGGCATAA